In the genome of Augochlora pura isolate Apur16 chromosome 8, APUR_v2.2.1, whole genome shotgun sequence, one region contains:
- the Nocte gene encoding no circadian temperature entrainment isoform X4 yields the protein MSTLSGLVSKGEKGKSKFQSLDINSLYRECRGESLEQQQQKNTLPRKHGMQSLGKVPSARRPPANLPSLKSEYSSSDPAVSLVPSGGSGWATTKDTTTTTTTITTTTTTTSSETTTSNSSPAQCVAGNTATSSLHPLLPGQQSISQTSYSTDTNIKSSWSAVMSRSGDGGAPAGQQHIQQQQSTNRELSAQYGPGPSLRPQTEGSWIQGGSRTASGAGLATAGPGTGTTSGVQGPPLNTAGSGGHVDASGGRQNLVQSPNMAMAQGGPHNAPNNQSALNSGSHQIGPNLHHYRGLIPPFMFRGNFPGGFPSQFPANTGPNGPRPRFNYSAERFPAPAPPRQQERERVSEEEIVTRPIIKEEDLTRMDDISRDAGWAEQDDIDYNKKLTFSDDETDSEPLKKDEKKDITEEKAEETLTEDRDNKTRENRDIHDNRESKETRDQPVHRSWTHSSLPRDYRGSNGSGSYNSNQSQLHLVHSLRGVEDDEGWNEKRRVVRVEMASVTERAQQRKEEVEKLYEESSRQAAAKKQQDVEQKLKEKQLIEPKSLISVPPVPIPVPEWERERENRDRERSCAGSSEGKGGDDKSLVRESRENRDAPKYNRDSRDQLLSDFRQVDRQTFMRQQDGARSERDRDRERDRDRDRDRERDRDRDRERDRDRDRDRDQRDTRDREHLPSFSRSFQCNLPPRFQKQQAERSNAGFNRISPSTERASLQTVSFSGQYDSGRWLHSQNSLIDNNLKQSHGTVPPQRRSRTDSEISVSMEDERPPSRDYRSSFLREDRYRNSSHRPYDARKPGGYSDEYNRNYRDHDYEDKHSRDSWERDRYYDDNKTRESKDTLESRDDRETRDARDVRATRDIRETRERDTKLKKDYDNYLKDSFEDRDRDRERERGRDRDRDRDRDRDRERERGRDRDRDRDHERERERDRDRDRDRDRDRDRERDRERDHDRDRDRDRERDRDRERNRDHRDRDRDRDRERDRDQRERSESVEWREERMQDARSMDNRRDTQREERVERNERPQRPDSRDSRTSRESKTSLREDDSHKLRDCGSWANEVADYEESKRDTYHEDNRERERERRQPLGPVTKERIEADELKGEKRNLIQLKRASSEHDKKDSAKESVIETKKDADVWSWKVDRINDSNRTVERADNSPKAWADAVSPTFEKEEEKSLESIKNDKETDELKQNLEKLSLEKRGEGVLNEDVMSEQQGKEEKRDKGIRNRTSSGGSNSRAREPRGGRQWAATYGTSYARGGWRSSESRGRRGVHRTSGRPASARSGSYGHTDSENSGDEVSCSTESGKEEKKSARSPKPNQKAEKEERNREVSNREEKRVDYTLSQSQTQTQSQSQSQSQTQPSSQSQPQSQRSEKRPYDGSKTSHEGFAPSGEPSRLGRGGVRMRSSTSTGNRMEGYGPPSSKSPFSCERTAEEKRQESSNSMRQNPVLSTPISEKEPIALTCLQLESTDDKIIAKQQALTAGITGKRAKSPIQQSQQHQQTQQPCNKQDINHASSSAVSQKVHGRKEESSRSKRTRSASRRGRDNRESRYRGSSNNVSKQNSSDIGNEEWESTSDNSEDHVEEHKEVRNSRKQFGTRTNSGGSQNAVGSNMGHSRRNEQTDRTSGNQRDQRDQRNQREKPAKSSNSTSRAPGAEKRNLQNMGFANQKNHASTIPPLMQSAQVQNGRSRSQTSGGNATILNKSTAKDTTVNRIDEIKLTDPNLVNQALNDMNKKSQAKDKKITVDYEMESSNYTEDGSNVTEKKVDSDGFQEVRSKKNVKDSRHGQKEETKPLKREKEKDRERDRSKSKANGGGSQTASLQQVQNVPTPLSQTIPQLANMLPKQHDRARGPRLAPRFQRLQKQQQQQMCTSELNDSNKQSNSSNAYSSSKDSSSSGPAPPPSVNAWDKPFTTSQLRSTSPSAVSADLPLMAGMSTQNDHGHVHSHGHEVNEQTNSGNSSQRNSPNGEKPGSCGAGAGSGSSGSGGGASKTLKEQHSEKNSVSDVSSPPVQTLIFENTNYSKTTKAAPSDLAVKTKFPNHIKNQQQQRIEKRAELDEEGNGGSAPGLQQQQQQSLPVAFSNKPSDLMKDKNQEPIQMPLSFNKNEDNADMKLDFTFDSDLSQLTEDKNKSLGMTRSMHMATGQSTISPSTAELNLKIASVKKVWENAPPMPTVVEHEDGNVVSSANTFPQAFESADVDDSYSPHQQYNQNNMKSEITTSTNVCKLVPPQVKPQQQSSGSNSGQTGSTVPGPSPIGAGQSPIGHPPVSLQGPLSPPPFNSTGQPSHINYQEFPQYPASQAAQYGSISAIPSPPAVLFNTGSGQLPAQAGGLYGTFQLDQSRSPFTQYPPYAPSLQNSFSQQNLYLQQPPPPPPHAPNAPTPEMYQSNLSQYRITAAAAPPFGQNQQLSNNPNTVLISSSSNSLMSASVKPSSQPIGAIGTKAPHFQAPSAPQPNPLTYIPYDPSQVLGVSGSYMGNSQLVQRPGPNVQASANSYYSATSADVFTGSQTGFYQPGGATQQTGTHYGLQGFGQHSQNLATGSATPVGLQNFSSGFLSSSGLQIAAAAAAQQYRNPTGGLPGPANAGPTFLSKHQPQEQPRQLKSPSGNQQDVLASVFSSTPQIPSPKSRNCKQQSSSQQPQPSPTQHHKYQQYQGVSQSALVLQQNVRGMGMPPRPGIQPSQQRYPPPIQRPVVPFTPGPNPNNPTQQQPNCMPSQQQQQPPQAQINRHRPNMHQQQQQQQRNMKMQQQYYSTQGNVKMDTTEKADSHNDKINDNGSTAQQGNTKANVNQQDNDNKEEVNQQNE from the exons ATGTCTACTCTGTCAGGGCTTGTGTCGAAGGGGGAGAAAGGAAAATCCAAGTTCCAATCATTAGACATCAATAGTTTATACAGAGAGTGTAGA GGTGAATCTTTGGAGCAACAGCAGCAGAAAAATACATTACCACGCAAACATGGAATGCAAAGTCTTGGAAAGGTGCCTTCGGCACGGCGACCTCCTGCTAATCTGCCCAGTTTGAAAAGCGAATATAGTAGTAGCGATCCAGCTGTCAGTCTTGTACCAAGCGGAGGAAGTGGTTGGGCTACTACCAAAGatacaacaacaacaaccaCTACCATCACAACCACCACAACTACAACTTCATCAGAAACAACCACT TCAAATTCTTCACCGGCACAATGTGTAGCAGGGAATACTGCAACATCATCACTGCATCCTCTACTGCCAGGACAACAAAGCATTTCTCAAACTTCTTACAGTACCGACACGAACATCAAATCATCATGGAGTGCAGTAATGAGCAGATCAGGAGatg GCGGTGCGCCGGCAGGCCAGCAACATATTCAACAGCAGCAGTCTACAAATCGGGAATTAAGTGCTCAATACGGTCCCGGTCCAAGTTTACGTCCACAAA CGGAAGGAAGTTGGATACAAGGTGGAAGTCGTACAGCCAGTGGTGCAGGGTTGGCAACGGCTGGTCCCGGCACTGGGACCACTTCGGGGGTCCAGGGCCCCCCTTTGAATACCGCTGGATCGGGAGGACATGTCGACGCATCTGGCGGACGACAGAACTTGGTCCAGTCTCCCAACATGGCCATGGCCCAGGGAGGCCCTCATAATGCTCCAAACAATCAGAGTGCTCTAAATTCTGGCTCCCATCAAATTGGCCCAAATTTACACCACTATAGAGGACTTATTCCTCCGTTT aTGTTTCGAGGAAATTTTCCTGGAGGATTTCCCTCACAGTTTCCAGCGAATACCGGTCCCAACGGACCCAGACCACGATTTAATTACTCCGCGGAACGATTCCCTGCACCGGCACCCCCGCGTCAACAAGAACGCGAACGTGTTTCCGAGGAAGAAATTGTTACCCGACCAATTATCAAAGAGGAAGATCTTACTCGAATGGATGATATTTCCCGCGATGCCGGTTGGGCAGAACAAGACGACATCGATTATAACAAGAAACTTACTTTTAGCGATGACGAAACAGATTCCGAACCATTGAAGAAAGATGAGAAAAAAGATATTACGGAGGAGAAAGCCGAAGAAACTTTAACGGAAGATAGAGATAATAAAACTCGAGAAAATCGTGATATTCACGACAATCGCGAGTCGAAGGAAACTAGAGACCAACCAGTTCATCGTTCATGGACTCATAGTTCTTTGCCACGTGACTATCGTGGATCCAATGGATCTGGTAGCTATAATAGCAACCAATCACAGTTACATTTGGTACATTCTTTGAGAG GCGTGGAAGACGACGAAGGATGGAACGAGAAACGACGAGTAGTGAGAGTCGAGATGGCATCCGTTACCGAGCGTGCTCAGCAGCGTAAAGAGGAAGTGGAGAAATTGTACGAAGAATCCAGTAGACAGGCCGCAGCTAAAAAACAACAAGACGTCGagcaaaaattgaaagaaaaacagtTGATTGAACCGAAGAGTTTAATAAGTGTTCCACCTGTGCCAATCCCGGTACCGGAATGGGAACGCGAGAGGGAGAATAGAGATCGAGAAAGATCTTGTGCTGGATCTTCCGAGGGGAAAGGTGGAGATGACAAGTCTTTAGTCCGTGAATCTCGTGAAAATAGAGATGCTCCGAAGTATAATAGAGACTCGCGGGACCAGCTGCTATCCGATTTCCGACAAGTCGATCGACAAACTTTCATGAGGCAACAAGACGGTGCGCGCAGTGAACGGGATAGAGATCGCGAACGCGACCGGGATCGGGACCGTGATCGCGAGCGCGACCGTGATCGTGATCGTGAACGCGATCGCGACCGTGACCGTGATCGCGATCAAAGGGACACGAGAGATCGCGAACACTTGCCGTCGTTCTCCCGTTcttttcaatgtaatttacCACCGCGATTTCAAAAGCAACAAGCTGAGAGAAGCAACGCTGGATTCAATCGTATTTCACCGAGCACCGAGAGAGCATCACTTCAGACAGTCTCCTTTTCCGGACAATACGATTCCGGCAGATGGCTTCACAGTCAGAATTCGCTAA TAGATAACAATTTGAAGCAGTCTCACGGTACTGTTCCACCCCAACGTCGAAGCAGAACGGACTCTGAAATCTCTGTGTCAATGGAAGACGAACGACCTCCGTCCCGAGATTATCGAAGTTCTTTCTTACGGGAAGATCGGTATCGTAATTCTTCGCATCGGCCTTACGATGCCCGCAAACCAGGCGGCTACAGTGACGAGTACAACCGCAATTACAGAGATCACGATTATGAGGACAAGCATTCTCGTGACTCCTGGGAACGTGATAGATACTACGACGACAACAAAACTCGGGAATCGAAGGATACTTTGGAATCGAGAGATGATCGAGAAACTCGAGATGCTCGCGATGTTCGTGCAACTAGAGACATAAGGGAAACTCGCGAACGAGATACCAAGCTGAAAAAGGATTATGATAATTACTTGAAG GATTCCTTCGAGGACCGTGATCGGGACCGTGAGCGAGAACGAGGCCGCGATCGCGACCGTGATCGTGACCGTGATCGGGACCGTGAGCGAGAACGAGGCCGCGATCGCGACCGTGATCGTGACCATGAACGTGAACGCGAACGAGATAGAGATCGTGATCGCGACCGTGACCGTGACCGTGATCGTGAACGCGACCGTGAACGCGATCATGATCGCGATCGTGATCGTGACCGTGAACGCGATCGTGACCGTGAACGCAATCGTGATCATCGTGATCGCGATCGTGATCGTGACAGGGAACGCGACCGCGATCAAAGGGAACGATCAGAGAGCGTTGAATGGCGTGAGGAACGTATGCAAGATGCTAGGTCAATGGATAATCGTCGCGACACCCAACGGGAAGAGCGAGTGGAACGCAATGAACGGCCGCAAAGACCGGATTCTCGCGACAGTCGCACTTCCAGAGAATCGAAGACGTCCTTGCGCGAGGATGATTCACACAAGTTGCGCGACTGCGGTTCCTGGGCGAACGAGGTTGCTGATTACGAGGAAAGCAAGCGTGATACGTATCACGAGGACAaccgagaaagagaacgagaaagaagaCAACCTCTTGGACCAGTGACCAAAGAGAGAATTGAGGCAGATGAATTGAAAGGCGAAAAACGTAacttaattcaattgaaacgAGCGAGTTCTGAGCATGATAAAAAGGATTCGGCTAAAGAATCGGTGATTGAGACAAAGAAGGATGCGGATGTTTGGAGTTGGAAAGTAGATCGAATAAACGACAGCAATCGAACGGTGGAAAGAGCCGATAATTCCCCAAAGGCATGGGCCGATGCTGTTTCACCGACGTTCgagaaggaagaggagaaaAGTTTGGAAAGCATCAAGAATGATAAGGAGACCGATGAATTGAAGCAGAATTTGGAGAAGTTGAGCTTGGAGAAAAGAGGAGAAGGTGTTTTGAACGAGGATGTGATGTCGGAACAGCAGGGAAAGGAAGAGAAGCGAGACAAGGGTATTAGAAACCGAACCAGCAGTGGTGGATCAAATTCTAGAGCCCGCGAGCCTCGAGGAGGTCGGCAGTGGGCTGCCACCTATGGCACGTCGTATGCCAGAGGAGGTTGGCGCAGCTCAGAATCTAGAGGACGAAGAGGTGTGCACAGAACCAGCGGCAGACCAGCCTCTGCTAGAAGCGGTTCTTACGGACATACTGATTCAGAAAATAGCGGTGACGAAGTATCTTGCTCAACTGAGTcgggaaaagaagaaaagaagtcTGCCAGATCGCCAAAGCCTAATCAAAAAGCAGAAAAGGAAGAGCGTAATCGAGAAGTCTCCAACCGAGAAGAGAAGCGTGTCGATTACACGCTGTCGCAGTCGCAGACTCAGACCCAGTCGCAGTCTCAATCGCAGTCCCAAACGCAGCCGTCATCACAGTCCCAACCGCAGTCGCAACGAAGCGAGAAACGACCCTATGATGGTAGCAAAACGAGCCACGAGGGATTTGCTCCTTCCGGAGAACCTTCTCGTCTCGGTCGGGGCGGTGTGCGAATGCGGAGTTCCACAAGCACAGGAAATCGCATGGAAGGATACGGACCGCCCTCCAGTAAGAGTCCTTTTTCCTGCGAACGAACCGCCGAGGAGAAGCGGCAGGAATCATCAAACTCAATGCGCCAAAATCCAGTCTTATCGACACCAATTTCCGAGAAAGAACCAATCGCCCTCACATGCTTGCAACTAGAGTCTACCGACGACAAAATCATCGCGAAACAACAAGCACTTACCGCAGGGATCACCGGGAAACGTGCCAAGTCTCCGATTCAGCAATCCCAGCAGCACCAACAAACCCAGCAGCCTTGTAATAAACAAGACATCAATCACGCGAGCAGCAGTGCCGTTTCTCAGAAGGTACACGGTCGCAAGGAGGAATCATCGCGTTCGAAAAGAACTCGCAGCGCTAGCAGAAGG ggCAGAGACAATCGGGAGTCCCGATATCGTGGAAGCAGCAACAACGTGTCGAAGCAAAATTCGTCGGACATTGGAAATGAAGAGTGGGAGTCGACTTCCGACAACAGCGAAGATCACGTGGAAGAGCACAAGGAGGTGCGAAACAGTCGCAAGCAATTTGGTACGCGTACCAACTCGGGTGGCAGCCAGAACGCTGTAGGATCGAACATGGGACATTCTCGCAGAAACGAGCAAACAGACAGAACTTCGGGCAATCAACGGGATCAGCGGGATCAGCGAAATCAGCGAGAGAAACCTGCAAAGTCTTCCAATTCAACATCCCGCGCTCCCGGTGCGGAGAAACGAAACCTGCAGAATATGGGTTTCGCCAATCAAAAGAATCATGCTAGCACCATTCCGCCTCTGATGCAGTCCGCACAAGTGCAGAATGGAAGATCAAGGAGTCAGACTTCCGGAGGTAACGCGACGATTTTGAACAAGTCGACCGCGAAGGATACTACGGTGAATCGCATAGACGAAATCAAACTGACCGATCCAAACTTAGTGAACCAAGCACTAAATGACATGAATAAGAAATCCCAGGCTAAAGACAAGAAAATAACGGTTGACTATGAAATGGAGTCTAGTAATTATACCGAGGACGGATCGAACGTAACGGAGAAGAAAGTTGATTCTGACGGTTTCCAGGAGGTTCGTTCCAAGAAGAACGTTAAGGACTCCAGACACGGGCAAAAGGAGGAAACTAAGCCGTTGAAACGCGAAAAGGAGAAAGACAGGGAGCGGGATCGTTCAAAGTCGAAGGCGAACGGAGGTGGTTCACAAACCGCTTCGTTGCAACAAGTTCAAAATGTACCAACTCCATTGAGCCAAACCATTCCACAACTAGCAAATATGCTACCGAAGCAGCATGATAGAGCACGAGGACCGAGGCTTGCTCCTCGATTCCAACGGTTACAaaagcaacaacaacaacagatGTGCACATCAGAGCTGAACGATTCAAATAAACAGAGCAACTCTAGCAATGCATACAGCAGTAGTAAAGATTCGTCGTCGAGTGGACCAGCGCCACCGCCTTCTGTCAACGCATGGGACAAACCATTCACAACCAGCCAACTGCGTTCAACGTCGCCATCCGCTGTTTCCGCGGATCTTCCATTGATGGCCGGTATGTCGACGCAAAACGATCATGGACACGTTCATAGTCACGGTCACGAGGTCAACGAACAAACGAATTCTGGCAACAGTAGCCAACGAAATTCGCCGAACGGTGAGAAACCTGGCAGCTGCGGTGCCGGAGCTGGTAGTGGCAGCAGCGGAAGCGGAGGTGGAGCTAGCAAAACTTTGAAGGAACAACACTCTGAGAAAAATTCTGTCTCTGATGTTTCTTCGCCACCTGTACAGACCTTAATCTTCGAGAACACTAATTACTCAAAGACCACAAAAGCCGCACCCTCCGATCTCGCCGTTAAGACGAAGTTTCCAAATCATATTAAAAACCAACAACAGCAGCGTATCGAAAAACGTGCGGAATTGGATGAGGAAGGCAATGGTGGGAGTGCTCCGGGATtacagcaacaacagcaacagaGCCTCCCAGTTGCCTTTTCAAATAAGCCGAGCGATCTGATGAAAGACAAGAATCAGGAACCGATTCAGATGCCGTTATCTTTCAACAAAAACGAAGACAACGCCGACATGAAGTTGGACTTTACGTTCGATTCGGATCTCTCCCAATTAACGGAAGACAAGAACAAGAGCCTGGGAATGACGCGATCCATGCATATGGCAACCGGCCAAAGCACTATCTCACCTTCCACTGCTGAGCTTAATCTGAAGATTGCTTCGGTGAAGAAAGTTTGGGAAAACGCACCGCCGATGCCAACGGTGGTCGAGCACGAGGATGGAAACGTTGTCAGTAGCGCAAACACTTTTCCTCAAGCGTTCGAAAGTGCGGACGTCGACGATAGCTACAGTCCGCACCAACAATACAATCAAAATAACATGAAAAGTGAAATAACCACTTCCACGAACGTGTGCAAG CTGGTTCCCCCGCAGGTGAAGCCGCAGCAACAGTCTTCGGGAAGCAACAGCGGTCAGACAGGTTCAACAGTTCCTGGACCAAGTCCTATCGGAGCGGGCCAGAGTCCAATCGGTCATCCACCAGTCAGTCTTCAAGGACCTTTGAGCCCGCCTCCGTTCAATTCTACGGGACAACCGTCTCATATAAACTATCAG gAATTTCCTCAATACCCGGCCTCTCAAGCCGCGCAATATGGTAGCATCTCTGCGATACCCTCTCCACCAGCTGTGTTGTTTAACACAGGTTCTGGCCAACTTCCGGCTCAAGCAGGAGGTCTATACGGAACTTTTCAGTTAGATCAAAGCCGATCTCCTTTCACTCAATACCCGCCGTACGCACCGTCCCTACAAAATTCGTTTAGCCAGCAGAATCTCTACCTACAGCAACCTCCGCCACCGCCTCCGCACGCACCAAATGCGCCTACCCCAGAAATGTATCAGAGCAATCTCTCTCAGTATCGCATT ACCGCAGCTGCTGCTCCTCCTTTTGGACAAAACCAACAGCTTAGTAATAATCCAAATACGGTTCTTATCAGCTCTTCCTCGAATTCTTTGATGTCAGCGAGCGTGAAACCATCTTCGCAACCTATTGGCGCTATTGGAACAAAGGCGCCGCATTTTCAAGCACCATCTGCTCCGCAACCAAATCCA TTGACATATATACCCTATGATCCAAGCCAAGTACTAGGGGTGAGCGGTAGTTATATGGGCAACTCTCAATTGGTTCAGAGACCCGGTCCGAACGTACAAGCTTCAGCCAATAGTTACTACAGCGCCACTTCGGCTG ATGTGTTTACCGGCTCGCAAACAGGCTTTTATCAACCTGGAGGCGCAACCCAACAGACCGGCACTCATTACGGACTGCAAGGATTTGGTCAACATAGCCAGAATTTGGCAACTGGCAGCGCCACACCAGTCGGATTACAAAATTTCAGCTCTGGCTTTTTATCGAGTTCCGGTTTACAGATTGCTGCAGCTGCGGCTGCTCAGCAATATCGCAATCCTACAGGAGGACTTCCAGGACCAGCAAATGCTGGTCCTACATTTCTCAGCAAACATCAACCACAGGAGCAACCTAGACAATTGAAGAGTCCTTCAGGAAATCAACAAGATGTTCTTGCATCGGTTTTCAGTTCCA CACCACAAATACCATCTCCCAAATCAAGAAACTGTAAACAACAATCTTCGTCCCAACAGCCTCAACCAAGTCCCACACAGCATCACAAGTATCAGCAGTATCAAGGCGTTAGTCAATCTGCTTTG GTTTTGCAGCAAAATGTACGCGGTATGGGGATGCCACCACGTCCTGGTATTCAACCTTCACAGCAAAGATATCCTCCACCGATTCAGAGACCGGTTGTTCCATTCACACCTGGTCCAAATCCAAATAACCCCACTCAACAACAACCGAATTGCATGCCAtcgcagcaacaacaacaaccgCCTCAAGCTCAAATCAATCGTCACAGACCGAATATGcatcaacaacaacaacagcaacaacgtAATATGAAAATGCAACAACAGTACTATTCTACACAAG GAAATGTGAAAATGGATACAACAGAGAAAGCTGATTCTCACAATGATAAAATCAACGATAACGGATCCACTGCACAACAAGGAAACACCAAGGCAAACGTTAATCAACAGGACAATGACAATAAAGAAGAAGTGAACCAACAAAATGAGTGA